The DNA sequence AATACTGTACGATCTTGCGAAgacacaaaaacttgttccaGGTTCTGGGTTCTAGATTTCAGATTTCATCTTTTTGGAATTTGGAACTTACCAGTTATAACaagtttcctaattttttgaatctgCAGTCTACCCTGGAACCCCAAACTGGAGCAGTTTCCCACCGGTTCCATTCCAAGTTCTACCTTGAGCAGTTTCTTACTCAACCCTCAACGTTACCACCATGGAACACCACCCGGAGGAAATCGATGAAGTAATTGCTTCACTTCCTAAAGAGAGGGGGTTCCTGGCTCCTAATCTATGCCTTTACCAAAACTTTTGGTTCCCAGTGACCGTCCTTCCAAATGTCATCACATTCCAGAGGCACTTCAGAGCCAAAGACAATGACATTGTCCTAGCCTCTCAGCCCAAAGCTGGAACCACTTGGCTAAAAGCCCTGGTGTTCTCGATCGTAAACCGCCGCTACTGCGATATCTCGAACACGCCCTTGCTCACCTCCAATCCCCATGAACTCGTCCCTTTCTTGGAGTTCACCTTGTATGCGAATAACACCAAACCCAATCTTGAGGACTTCCCGGAACCAAGGATCTTCTCTACACACCTTCCTTACTCATGCTTGCCTGAATCCGTGAAGCGATCGAATTGCCGGATTGTCTACATTTGTCGTAACCCATTAGATACTGTGGTTTCCTCGTGGCACTTCTTCAAGTCTCCGGTGCGGTCGGAGAATCAACCGGAGAGGTCAATGGAAGAGCATTTCGAGACCTTTTGCGATGGCAAAACAGGGTTCGGACCCTTTTGGGATCAGACGGTGGGGTACTGGAAAGAGAGCTTAGAGGAGCCGCACAAGGTGTTGTTTTTGAAGTGCGAGGACTTGACGGAAAATGTCGTAGCACAGGTGAAGAAGGTGGCCGAGTTCGTGGGGCTTCCATTCTCTACGGGGGAAGAGGAGGCAGGTGTGATTCAAGGAATAGCTGAAACGTGTAGCTTGAGGAAGTTGAAGGACCTGGAGGTGAACAAGTCCGGCAAATTCATGCCCAACTTCGAGAACAGAAGCTACTTTAGGAAAGGAGAGGTGGGTGACTGGGCTAACAGTTTCAGTCCTCCCATGGTGGCACGTCTACACAGCATCATGGAAGAGAAGATGAGCCCGTTCGGGTTGGAGTTCAAAACGCGTTAGTCCTCCTTCCCATATTCATTTTTCCACTTTagttggtttttattttttttttgggtaaggacaCTTCAGTTGGTTTTTGGTACTGAGAATATCAACAGTACGTTTCTTATGATTCTGGACTCAATCTTTCTTTATCTTGAATCTCCCCACAAATACTATAGCGTGTGGAAAAGATTCAATGTGCAATTGCAGCGGGAGGGAGGCCTCGATTTTTTTGTTGCAGAAGGAGTAAACGGATGACCACAATGAGATGCGGCCAAGATATAAGGGAAGCAtgctttgtctctctctcttgcattgAACCTAAGGAAGATCGGTTTACTCCCACATCTCCGTTACAACAAGTTCTATATATCAATTTATCTAACCAAGAGCAGGAGCAAACGATAATCAAGCTTTTGGTATgtcaactttttccttttttttcctaatatgGTGATCCATCAAGCACGgaatataaaatttgaaattcgtGGATTAGAAAGAGAGACAAGCTTTCCGCTTATTTTGtagaaaatgtgacatttttggAAGTTATTTATAGGAAAGtaattttccaagaaaatgacaatatttttcaggCCAAATAGTTTAGataccatattaaacaaattaaaagttaagaaTGACATTGCAATTGgaattaaagttcatggactacattaaataaattaatagtTATGAAACCACATCACACACTATattaaaatttagagatcatttgtgtcattatcctcatggagagagagagagagagagagagagagagagagctgcgATAGAGTCGAGCAGGTGCCAGGCAGGAAGGGACCAATGACGAGCGATCATGGGCTCCATGATGAGCCTGCGCAACCCAATCCAATCGAGACAAATGGGCCCGAATAGCAGTTTGGGCCAAGCCCGAGAATGCCTAATCCAGGCCCACCCAGTCCGAGTAAATAGTAAGTTGGCTATTTTCTTGACGAGGCCTTACATATGAGTAGCTCACTTAGCTCTACAATGTATGACTATGCTCGCTTTTGATATGGACCCACCCGTGGAACGTGCCCACGTTTTATGCACTTGTAAGATTTGATTGGGGTCTTGAGACTTGTGTCAACTGGCCGTCCAATCATTCTGGCTTAGTCACTGGTTAGCTTTTTGAACATGTGATGTGTAGAACGCGGACCCCGGAAAAGCCACAGTCCCAATCTTGGCGACATCCAGATCCACATAAAAATCAACCGAGTCGTCGCAATCGAAGACAATCGTCCCACTTCCAACCGACAATGGTACGTCCGCGTTTTGATTCTGTGGCCTGAAATCTCCTTTGCGAACAATAAGGACGAAGGAGAATCGGAGAAGACGATATCATTGCGAAGATGTAAATTTAGAGCAAGATGCCGATTTATTAGCTGGGTCGACGCCAAAATTACTCATTCTCCAAAGATTgtgttgaaaaaaataatggcGATTACTTTCTACTAAAAATTCGAAGTGGCAAaatagtttgtttttttttttcctttttcctttgggaaaatttcaaaaaatggcctgGAGTGGCCTCGTTTTTCTCAAAAAGGGCCTAGAGTGaatatcgtttcaaataaggacttgaagtgctcaaattatttcaaataagggcctaactgaaggataattttgtcttttaaacttctggccttttcttttctgttttttcttttttctcctcccctcccctcctgttcatcatctcttctGACTTGAATGCACGGTGGTCTTCGTCTTCCATATACTGACGCACtcagggaaagagagagagagagaccaagggTTGGGTCGttccttcatttctttcccTCGCGACGAATGGATTGATCGAAAGTGAGGCTTTGAGCCGGTCTTGCGGAGGGATTTCATTGGGTGTTTCCGAATGGTGGAGAGATTTTGTGGACCAGCGATAAAGAAACCGTAAAAACGAGGCGTTCCGATGGTGACCAATAACAATAACTCATCGGAGATGCCAGAAGAGCCGAGCATCGACACCGACAAAGCTCAACTACGAGATCTTCTCAATCCTCGAGAGCAAGTTCCTCTTCGGCTACGACGACCCCAAGCTCCGGGTCCCCAAGCAAATGAACCCAAAAACCACCCGCCGACGCCTACGCGGACAATAACAACCCCTCCGCCATCAAGAACCAGCGAGGCAAAATCTGCATCTTTGCCGTTGACTGCGGCGGCATGCTCCCCGGCAAAGCCCTCGCCTATCTGGAGCACACTCTCAAGTCGAAGTCCTACAACCCGGACGCCAGCATCGTTGACTACTTCGGCGTCGCCGCGGGCACCGGTGTAAGTGGCATCCTTACCACCACGCTCTTCGCCACAAAGGACCACACCCGCCCGATTTTCTGGTAAAACGACATGTGGAAGTTTCTCGCCGACCACGGCTGGAAGTTCTACCGCTCACAGCCCGTCTCCAGCTTGGGCGGGTTCCCGTGGGGGGGCTCCGCTCCACGTCGTCGGCGACGGCCACACGGGAGAGGCTCGTGAGGGAGTCCTTCAGCGACGGGCGGGAAGGGAGCCGACGCCGAGGGACACGTTGAAGCCGGTTATGGTGTCGTGCTACGACTTGACAAGCTCGGCACCACTCCTGTTCTCGCGTGCGCACGCGTTGGAAATGGACAGGTTCGACCGACTTCAGGCTCTGGGAGGTGTGCCGGGCCACGTCGGCGGAGCCGAGCGTCCTAGAGCCGGTGCAGATGCGGTCGGTGGACGGGCGGACGCGGTGCGTGGTGGTGGGAGGGACGTTGGCGATGAGCAACCTCGTGGTGGCGGCGATCACGCACGTGCTACACAACAAGTGGGAGTTCCCGTTGGTGCGAGGGATGGAGGACCTGTCGAAGAAGACGTTCTGGAGGAGACGATGAacaggggaggggaggggaggagaaaaaaaaaagaaaatagtaaagaaaaggctaaaagattaaaagacaaaaatgtcatttaattaggcccttatttgaaacgattaaagcacttcgagcccttatttaaaacgaTGTTCactctaggcccttatttgagaaaatgagaccacttcgggtccttttttgaaattttcccttttccttttttcaaccTACAACTCTTAATTAAACACCACACTAGGAAAGTAAGCGATTCTAACGGGAAAATGTGCTCACTTGTGAtaaaaaatgaccgttttaATCAACAAAGATATTTCAATCTAGTACATCGATTATTTACTTAGTATGTTACTGATAAATAGCTGTTTTTACTTGTTGAATCGAAACAATGTGAATAATCTACCGATCTAGTGGTAAAATAGTAATTATCTTTCACAAGACAATTATCGACCGACTCTACTAGTAGAACATTATGAAACTAGTAATCCACTATCAAAGATACATGCCCACTTGTAAAAAAGAACAATTGTTGTAATCTATGAGGATATTTTAGCTCGGTAAATGGATGTCATAAATACAAGTCTTTATTCATCAAATCTCGAAACGATGTTAATAATCTATTAGGAGTTTATGGTGTTGAAATAATTGTCGAGTCCGTAAGTTATAATAGTTAATTGACATTACCGGTAAAGCAGATAAGCAATTCGTGATCCCGTGGCGAAAAAAATAGTCcccttgaaaattctaaaaccCATTGGTTAccttacaatatatttaagcaAGTTAAATTATTGTTCCTTTGTTAACTTTGGGTGTGCTTATTTCAGGGAAAGTGATTTtcggaaattgattttccaaacttttgcCTGTTTGTTTCCTCGAAAATGATGagttaatagaaaatattttccggtcaacaaaaattttgatgtataaattcaggaaaatgaaTTCCTCAATCTAAGGATGTGAAAACAATCTCTAGAATTctcctcttgaattttttaaaattttacttttttattttaatatttgattgcattatattacattttttttatttttatttttatttttagttttgttAGAGACAATTGACTGGACAAATGAgtttcaatcatttttcttataaataatattttaattttactactGGTTATCCAGATTTACCACGGAGGGAACAAATTTCCACTAGGGGTCTGGGATCATGCTTCACGTGCATAAAGCGgtgaccaaaaataaagaaacttgAAAAGCTAACGCTCACTATCTACAAAAAATCAGTGCTTCACATTCGTCCCCTTGTTTCGATTCTTACTCGAACATCAATGGCAAGCCAGCAACTTTCTTCGCAGCAGTCCGACGTCGCAAGTAGTAAAGAAGATGACCAGGAGAAGGCCATGGATGAACCAATTGCTTCACTTCCCATAAGCAAAGGATTGGTTCGTCCTGTCCATCGCCTTTATCAAAACTTCTGGTGCCCGACCCCCCCGCTTCCGAACGTGATCGCGTTCCGGCGGCACTTCGAAGCCAAGGACAAGGACATTCTCCTGGTCTCTCAACCCAAATCTGGGACCACCTGGCTAAAGGCCCTAGTGTTCTCCATTGTTAACCGCTCCCGCTTCGACACCTCCAACACGCCCTTGCTCACTTCGAACCACCATGAAGTCGTTCCTTTCATTGAGCATAAGCTGTGGCCCGACCTTGACGGCCTGGCGGAGCCGAGGCTCTTGGCGATGCACATCCCTTACCCAGCCTTGCCGGAGAGCGTCCAGCGGTCAGACTGCCGGATCATATACATCTGCCGGAACCCATTGGACACCGTGGTTTCCTCTTGGCACTTCTTACTCGAGACGGCACGGTCGGAGAACCAACCAGAGTGGTCCTTGGAGGAGCATTTCGAGACCTTTTGCCAGGGGGAAATCTTGTTCGGGCCCTTTTGGGATCACATCATGGGGTACTGGAAGGAGAGCTTGGAGAGGCCACGGAAGGTGTTGTTCCTCAAGTATGAGGACTTGAAGGAGGATATAATAGGACAGCTGAAGAAGGTGGCCGAGTTTGTGGGGCTTCCCTTCACTGAGGGGGAAGAGGAGGGCGGCGTGATTGAAGAGATAGCCAAAATGTGTAGCTTGAAGACCCTCAAGGGCCTGGAGGTTAACAAATCCGGCAAATTACTGCATACAATCATGGAGAAGAGAAGCTTTTTCAGGAAAGGGGAGGTGGGTGATTGGGTTAACCATCTCACTCCTTCCATGGTGGATCGCCTCAACAGCATCATGCAAGAGAAAATTAGCCCACTGGGGTTACGCTTCAAAACACGCTGAGTGTTAATCactttcgctttctctatgcgTCAGTAGAAATAAGCGAAGTTAACAATGGATGGATCTGCAATCCTCCTTCCTTATTGGTCTAGTACAGAGATCTCAATAATCATTGACTTCTCTGTCGCTAGAGACCAAACAAGTATTTGATGTTGATCAGCtgtaaggaaaggaaaaagagaggatgTTTGGAGTTCGAAATCACAATATGCTCTATAGTTCACAATCGCCTCTCATGTTCTATTTGTTTTTCCAATAGGATTGTTCTGTGAGAACTGCATAGGAATTTTTAAATCAGgggatgagaaagagaaaaacagggaggaaaaaaaattgtacttaaACTGTCTTACTTGTTACTATGATGCCAACGGTTCATATACAGATTGGGAAATTAAAAACGAAGTAAAGAATCAAGAGTTTCGACTAGATAACCACTTCATACTTCACCGGcactaaggctctgtttgtttcgctaaaaataaatgatttcaataatattttgcTAATAATATCACTCGTATTGCTTGAAGTAATtagtcaaataaaaaatatcttaaCTATTAATAAGAATATATCTCTAAAAATTTTtgtagacaatgaaaatatttttcattagttcatttttataagtgaaatGAGCAACCATTTTTAGTATAATCGATTACcgtactgaaaaaaaaaatatcgcgaaaccttattcatttttttcccatCTTAACTTTTGAGTAGACTACTCATCTAAATGTGAAATGCACATAGACTCTGTCCCCGATTTGGTTCATGATGGACATAAAACGATTATGATCCAACTGAATGTCAcaaaatgatggaagggaacCTATTTACTAACTATTCGATTTCTTGCAAATTTCCTAATCTAACGCGGGTGTCCCGCTTTGATTACATGTGAGACGTGGACTTACTTTGATATACAGAATGATCGGAAATTATGGGGGTTTCAATCCCATCCTATTGTAAATTATAAATCTGTTAATCATGAGAAACCAAACTGAAATATGGATATatgccaattttggctaaacCTTGCTTATGAAGCACTTGCGAGTACCCCAAAATAAAGGCCTTCCCGAGTATTAAAATGCACGATCATGTGTATGGCGCAATCAGCCATAAGAGGTTTACCTAGCACCATGTTAAGAAATTGATGAAGGTGTGTGCAcaagaaattaataaaactaACTTGCCAGGAGTTGATGAGGGGGTCCGTCATCACATGTGTTTCAAGGATATGCGATGCCTATAAAGCAGTGAAGTTGCCGGACTCTCTTTGTGTGTGATGCACGTTCCTTGCTCATCCATGTCGGTCAGCGTCAAGCGGTCGGACTATCGGATTATCTGTCGGAATCCGTTGCACATTCCTTACTCATTTGAGTTAATCACCGACTTTATTTTTTCGATAAAGTTTTCCAAATAGAAAAGTTGTTAAATTGACAAACAGAAAATACATATGGTTAACTAACTCATATTAGAGTTGGTAGCCAACCAGTCAACGGTTTGATCAAAGAAATGTTGATAATGCATTTAAATTTAAAGTGAGTAATGTCATTATAACAGTTGGTAAATTTAAGTATAGTTAACaaatgtaaataaaaattggtaaaagggaagaaaagttggtaattaaaAAAGAGAGCAACATAGGAAAATAACTCAAATGGGAGTTGGTAATCCAAAACTAGTTGATCATTTAATGTGAGAAAGTCGTCCGGTCGCTTTAATTAAGTTTagtaaattcagaaaaaaaattgataaatttaattgGTTGCTAAGAAATGCAAACAAAAGCTTACAAACGATAACAAAAGTTGGCATATTATAAAGAGAATAAACATAGATAGTAAACTCAATATGAGAGTTAACAATAATATGTTATATTTCAATAAAAATATGCGGTGAGTAACTAATATGAGAGCTAGTGATAATGGGTTGGCAGTAACTCAATTGAGAGTTGAAAATGTAGATAGGTAATTTAGATTGATAATTTGTAAATATAGAAAATGGATTTCTAAACAAGCAAATATAATTTGATACATAGAAATTGGTAACTTAAGAAAAAAAGGTGCTCGTAAGTAGT is a window from the Rhodamnia argentea isolate NSW1041297 chromosome 8, ASM2092103v1, whole genome shotgun sequence genome containing:
- the LOC125316313 gene encoding cytosolic sulfotransferase 15-like, coding for MEHHPEEIDEVIASLPKERGFLAPNLCLYQNFWFPVTVLPNVITFQRHFRAKDNDIVLASQPKAGTTWLKALVFSIVNRRYCDISNTPLLTSNPHELVPFLEFTLYANNTKPNLEDFPEPRIFSTHLPYSCLPESVKRSNCRIVYICRNPLDTVVSSWHFFKSPVRSENQPERSMEEHFETFCDGKTGFGPFWDQTVGYWKESLEEPHKVLFLKCEDLTENVVAQVKKVAEFVGLPFSTGEEEAGVIQGIAETCSLRKLKDLEVNKSGKFMPNFENRSYFRKGEVGDWANSFSPPMVARLHSIMEEKMSPFGLEFKTR
- the LOC125316144 gene encoding cytosolic sulfotransferase 15-like → MASQQLSSQQSDVASSKEDDQEKAMDEPIASLPISKGLVRPVHRLYQNFWCPTPPLPNVIAFRRHFEAKDKDILLVSQPKSGTTWLKALVFSIVNRSRFDTSNTPLLTSNHHEVVPFIEHKLWPDLDGLAEPRLLAMHIPYPALPESVQRSDCRIIYICRNPLDTVVSSWHFLLETARSENQPEWSLEEHFETFCQGEILFGPFWDHIMGYWKESLERPRKVLFLKYEDLKEDIIGQLKKVAEFVGLPFTEGEEEGGVIEEIAKMCSLKTLKGLEVNKSGKLLHTIMEKRSFFRKGEVGDWVNHLTPSMVDRLNSIMQEKISPLGLRFKTR